The following proteins are encoded in a genomic region of Drosophila willistoni isolate 14030-0811.24 chromosome 3R, UCI_dwil_1.1, whole genome shotgun sequence:
- the LOC6651722 gene encoding uncharacterized protein LOC6651722: MEYNKDELEAPKWLDKQFFTKVLQRNGEEKDFSVLKIKLSPASVQGDHYASVMFRALIEYQVGQKKQSIALIIKTMPEEEGVKKEFLGEESKIFQTEIAMYTKVLPKFEKILQESGEDTILSAKCLYHSLTPRKVIVLEDLLPLGFEVVRYRDFSQDELQAALSKLAKWHAVSYKILQEEPETLDELRYDITNTIPNFLEQDFVTDGLTNFINMLDSIDSLKKYKKYFEKMQGNLVQHWVNIIQEYRANFQSANYYVLCHGDFHRKNMMFKNNKATGEIEACMLIDFQLSYLGPMTNDIIYAIYMLFEAEHRKDKQDELIYFYFKVLEETLNKIEFQGKMPNLLEYRRQLFQNKYNDFFLMTTFMPAIIAMHKEYVDFGDLSVNPKKRTELYYKKDYQEEIKILLPRMLHLGYFEELEN, translated from the exons ATGGAATATAATAAAGATGAGCTAGAGGCTCCCAAGTGGCTTGACAAACAATTTTTCACTAAGGTTCTTCAAAGAAATGGAGAAGAGAAAGATTTCAGTGTgctgaaaattaaattatcgCCAGCCAGTGTACAGGGTGATCACTATGCTAGTGTTATGTTTCGAGCATTGATAGAATATCAAGTTGGCCAGAAGAAGCAATCAATAGCTTTAATTATTAAGACAATGCCTGAAGAAGAGGGCGTAAAAAAAGAATTTCTCGGTGAAGAGTCGAAAATTTTTCAAACCGAAATTGCCATGTACACTAAAGTTTTACCCAAATTTGAGAAAATTCTTCAAGAATCTGGAGAGGATACAATTCTTAGTGCTAAATGCTTGTATCATAGCTTAACACCACGAAAAGTAATCGTACTTGAGGATCTCCTGCCACTGGGATTTGAGGTAGTGCGTTATAGGGACTTCAGTCAAGACGAATTACAGGCTGCTCTGTCCAAATTGGCCAAATGGCATGCTGTCAGTTACAAAATTCTACAAGAAGAACCCGAAACACTGGACGAATTGCGTTACGATATAACGAATACAATACCCAACTTTTTGGAGCAGGATTTCGTAACTGATGGTCTTACCAATTTCATAAATATGCTGGATTCTATTGACAGTTtgaagaaatacaaaaaatacttTGAGAAAATGCAAGGAAATTTAGTTCAGCACTGGGTCAATATTATACAAGAATATCGGGCAAATTTCCAATCGGCTAACTATTATGTCCTATGTCATGGAGATTTTCATCGAAAAAATATGATGTTCAAGAACAATAAGGCAACAGGAGAAATAGAGGCTTGTATGCTGATTGACTTTCAGTTATCCTATCTTGGGCCCATGACCAATGATATCATCTATGCCATATATATGTTATTTGAAGCCGAGCATCGTAAAGACAAACAAGATGAATTGATATACTTTTACTTCAAAGTGCTGGAAGAGACACTAAATAAGATTGAATTTCAGGGAAAAATGCCAAATTTGTTGGAATATCGTCGTCAACTTTtccaaaataaatacaatg ATTTCTTTTtgatgaccacttttatgccTGCCATTATAGCCATGCACAAGGAATATGTGGATTTTGGTGATCTCAGTGTAAATCCCAAAAAACGTACTGAATTGTACTATAAGAAAGATTACCaagaagaaattaaaattctCCTGCCACGCATGCTGCATCTAGGATACTTTGAAGAACTCgaaaattaa
- the LOC6651723 gene encoding uncharacterized protein LOC6651723 gives MSVTDLISALDSLPKFESEVIVKGSNCPGVPDWLTETYLEHALQKFYNDQALKITALDLRPALGKGENFGGVLTRLKVDFRRGDGSCATGHYILKTSFEGDEFARKAMEPYDIFNREMSIYEEILPKLKSLLLEIHDEEEIFAQTMTVDYDRSALVFEDLNARGFVMPDRLLGLDLKLARLVLRKLAKMHATSAVLNERENGALESYDRGMFNRHTENYAPCFLGLLAAAKRRVSQWPGYEKYAEKLESLLPIYMELGKRVFDVTQSHINVLAHGDLWTNNVLVKYDKASGEPLDVIIIDFQYSAWGSPAIDLFYFLNSSLQWDLHLHHQEDLIRYYFDIFSATLRKLRFNGNIPSLVRFRHQIQTKEFYAMHTSCTIFPIHRNVETEDADFNALMENNQRALNFKDACLSNPVTQRLLKELLAVYDRKGLLDANQ, from the exons ATGTCGGTTACGGATTTGATCAGTGCTCTCGATTCCCTACCAAAATTTGAAAGCGAAGTTATCGTGAAAGGTTCCAATTGTCCGGGCGTTCCAGATTGGCTAACCGAAACTTATTTGGAACATGCATTACAGAAATTTTACAATGATCAAGCATTGAAAATCACGGCTCTAGACTTGCGGCCTGCTCTGGGAAAGGGCGAGAACTTTGGTGGAGTTCTTACCCGCCTCAAAGTGGACTTTCGCCGAGGCGATGGCTCTTGTGCCACAGGACATTATATTCTAAAGACATCTTTCGAGGGTGATGAGTTTGCCCGTAAAGCCATGGAACCTTATGATATATTCAACCGGGAGATGTCGATCTATGAGGAAATACTGCCGAAATTAAAGTCCCTTCTGCTAGAGATCCACGATGAAGAGGAAATATTTGCTCAGACCATGACAGTAGACTACGATCGATCGGCCTTAGTGTTTGAGGATTTAAATGCTCGTGGTTTCGTAATGCCCGATCGTTTACTGGGTCTGGATCTAAAATTGGCACGGCTTGTACTCCGAAAGCTGGCCAAGATGCATGCCACTTCAGCGGTGTTAAATGAACGTGAAAATGGAGCCTTGGAATCGTATGACCGCGGCATGTTTAATCGTCATACTGAAAACTATGCACCCTGCTTTTTGGGTCTTCTGGCTGCAGCTAAACGAAGGGTTTCACAATGGCCGGGCTATGAGAAATATGCTGAGAAATTGGAATCTCTGTTGCCCATTTATATGGAACTGGGTAAACGGGTCTTTGATGTTACGCAATCTCATATCAATGTCCTGGCTCATGGAGATCTTTGGACTAACAATGTCCTGGTCAAATACGACAAGGCATCTGGAGAGCCTTTGGACGTCATAATTATAGATTTTCAATACTCCGCATGGGGATCTCCTGCCattgatttgttttatttcttgaACTCTTCCCTGCAATGGGATCTACATTTGCATCATCAGGAAGATCTCATTCGTTACTATTTCGATATATTTTCGGCTACCTTGCGTAAACTTCGCTTCAATGGTAATATTCCCAGTTTAGTTCGATTCCGTCACCAGATACAAACAAAGGAATTTTATG CCATGCACACAAGTTGCACTATCTTTCCAATTCATCGTAATGTGGAAACAGAGGATGCCGATTTTAACGCCCTAATGGAAAACAATCAACGGGCTCTTAATTTTAAGGACGCCTGTCTTTCTAATCCTGTAACGCAGCGACTCCTTAAAGAGCTATTGGCAGTCTATGATCGAAAGGGTTTACTTGATGCTAATCAGTAA
- the LOC6651724 gene encoding uncharacterized protein LOC6651724 yields MAAAPEWLTHEYVEHALRTHYKDNLLQIVKFELNPALGPGENYGGVLTRVRATFTLSQEREKEVLKNMIVKTSIDDDELTQELMAPYDIYNREMNIYEGVLPKLNELLHEIGDFEQLFPTAIYVDRERMAIIFEDLAVAGYVMADRIRRLNAEHVHLILRKLAKMHATSAVLNERQKGCLEGYDRGFFNRYTNAYSGYFVGGLLAAARWMRQTESMSQYADKLFELAPHYMDIGRECFAPTPGHVNVLAHGDVWTNNVMFKYDPETKRPVDVLLIDFQYSFWGSPSIDLHHFFNTSLKEPLRRDQQNALFQFYHGIFTETLTKLNYRQNPIPSLRQFKLQAEEKRFFALHSAVVVQPVMISEDPTDACFNALMNDDERGIRFKNRLYNNPIVQQNLKALVPVFDRKGLLEVDQCC; encoded by the exons ATGGCAGCAGCACCGGAGTGGCTTACCCACGAATATGTTGAGCATGCATTGCGCACTCATTATAAAGATAATCTCCTGCAAATCGTCAAATTCGAATTGAATCCCGCTCTGGGTCCTGGGGAAAACTATGGCGGTGTTTTGACCAGAGTTCGTGCGACCTTTACCCTATCCCAGGAGCGAGAGAAAGAAGTGCTTAAGAACATGATTGTGAAGACCTCCATAGATGATGATGAGCTGACACAGGAATTAATGGCTCCCTATGACATCTACAACAGGGAAATGAACATCTACGAGGGGGTATTGCCAAAGTTGAATGAACTCCTTCACGAGATTGGAGACTTTGAGCAACTGTTTCCTACCGCCATCTATGTGGATCGTGAGCGTATGGCCATTATATTTGAGGACCTCGCCGTGGCTGGTTACGTAATGGCAGATCGGATTCGTCGCCTGAATGCGGAGCATGTCCATTTAATCCTGCGAAAGCTGGCCAAAATGCATGCTACATCCGCTGTGTTGAATGAAAGGCAAAAGGGCTGCCTAGAGGGCTATGATCGTGGTTTCTTCAATCGATATACCAATGCCTATAGTGGTTATTTTGTGGGTGGTCTACTCGCTGCAGCTCGTTGGATGAGACAGACAGAAAGTATGAGTCAATATGCTGACAAGCTTTTCGAACTGGCTCCTCATTACATGGATATTGGCCGAGAGTGTTTCGCTCCCACACCGGGACATGTGAATGTTCTAGCTCACGGAGATGTCTGGACCAACAATGTGATGTTTAAATACGATCCAGAAACAAAACGGCCCGTGGATGTTTTACTCATCGATTTCCAATATTCCTTCTGGGGCTCACCGAGCATCGATTTGCATCATTTCTTTAATACATCGCTCAAGGAACCATTGAGACGCGATCAACAGAACGCGCTGTTCCAATTCTATCATGGAATATTCACCGAAACTCTAACAAAACTTAATTATCGCCAAAATCCCATTCCCAGTTTGCGTCAATTCAAGTTGCAAGCAGAGGAAAAACGTTTCTTTG CTTTGCATTCGGCCGTTGTTGTGCAACCTGTGATGATCAGTGAGGATCCAACTGATGCCTGTTTTAATGCCTTGATGAATGATGACGAGCGAGGCATTCGTTTCAAGAATCGTCTCTATAACAATCCCATTGTACAGCAAAATTTAAAAGCTTTGGTCCCTGTATTCGATCGAAAGGGTTTACTTGAAGTTGATCAGTGCTGCTAA
- the LOC6651253 gene encoding uncharacterized protein LOC6651253 — protein MTMASAPEWLTHEYIEHALRTHYKDDLLQIVKFEINPALGPGENYSGVLTKIRVSFKVFQNGERKETKNMIVKTSIDDDELTQELIAPYDIYNREMNIYEEVLPKLNELLHEIGDFEQLFPTAIYVDRERMAIIFEDLAVAGYVMADRIRRLNAEHAHLILRKLAKMHAASAVLNERTNGCLEGYDRGFFNNYTNAFSGYFVGTLHAAARWMSHIENMRQYADKLSKLAPHYMDIGRKCFAPTLGQVNVLGHGDVWTNNVMFKYDSKTGHPVDVLLFDFQFSFWGSPTIDLHQFINTSLEEQLRRDQQNDLFEFYHRIFTEYLKKLKYHQNPIPSLEQFKLQAEEKRFLAMHWSVVVQPVMISEDSTDACFNALVNNDERGIRFKDRLFQNPIVQQNLKALIPEFDRIGLLDVRSLDNKN, from the exons ATGACTATGGCATCAGCACCGGAGTGGCTTACCCACGAATATATTGAGCATGCACTCCGCACTCATTATAAAGATGATCTCCTGCAAATTgtcaaatttgaaataaatccCGCCTTGGGTCCTGGGGAGAATTATAGCGGTGTTTTGACCAAAATACGTGTGAGCTTCAAAGTCTTTCAGAACGGAGAGAGGAAAGAGACTAAGAACATGATTGTAAAGACTTCCATAGATGATGATGAGCTGACACAGGAATTAATTGCTCCCTATGACATCTACAACAGGGAAATGAACATTTACGAGGAGGTATTGCCAAAGCTGAATGAACTCCTTCACGAAATTGGAGACTTTGAGCAACTGTTTCCTACCGCCATCTATGTGGATCGTGAGCGTATGGCCATTATATTTGAGGACCTCGCCGTGGCTGGCTATGTAATGGCTGATCGCATACGACGCCTGAATGCAGAGCACGCTCATCTTATTCTGCGGAAATTGGCCAAAATGCACGCTGCATCGGCTGTGCTAAATGAAAGAACAAATGGTTGCCTAGAGGGCTATGATCGTggcttttttaataattataccAACGCCTTTAGTGGATACTTTGTGGGAACCCTTCACGCAGCAGCTCGTTGGATGAGCCACATCGAAAATATGAGACAATATGCCGACAAACTTTCCAAGCTAGCTCCCCATTATATGGATATTGGACGCAAGTGTTTTGCTCCCACACTGGGACAGGTGAATGTTCTCGGACATGGTGATGTCTGGACAAATAATGTGATGTTCAAATACGATTCAAAAACAGGGCATCCTGTAGATGTTTTACtctttgattttcaattttcgttCTGGGGGTCACCCACCATTGATTTGCATCAATTTATAAATACATCGCTCGAGGAACAATTGCGTCGCGATCAACAGAACGATCTTTTCGAATTCTATCATCGAATCTTTACCgaatatttgaaaaaacttaaatatCATCAGAATCCTATACCTAGTTTAGAGCAATTCAAACTACAGGCagaagaaaaacgttttttag CCATGCACTGGTCTGTTGTGGTGCAACCGGTGATGATTAGTGAGGATTCCACCGATGCCTGTTTTAATGCCTTGGTGAACAATGATGAGCGTGGCATTCGTTTCAAGGATCGGCTCTTTCAAAATCCCATTGTACAACAGAACTTAAAAGCTCTCATTCCCGAGTTTGATCGAATTGGTTTACTTGATGTACGAAGTTTAGATAATAAAAATTAG
- the LOC6651254 gene encoding uncharacterized protein LOC6651254 — protein sequence MGEVRNNHSDNDTHAAPVWLDEAYLEPILQRSKKDPGLRILQLDIKPATAKGENYASIMTRVKVNYLASGSKVPGHDFYIVKTTYENDPYIAGVFGGYDVATTEMQMYEKILPQLTDLLQQTSNPEKVFAQTLHVDYEHAAIIFEDLTVTKHQTADRLIGFDMEHAQLALRKLAKMHAAAAVLNEQQPGVLTKYDHGIFNRHTQGFAPFFTSMVGVAAEFAAETSELGPYYEQKLKAMQKRVMEYSTRAYDPQPDQFNTLIHGDYWVNNVMVRYNENSKELQDLVMIDFQFCSWSSPAVDLHYFFNTSLETEVRFQHQDALVQYYHSILVQTLKDLNFSGYIPTLRQFVLQMEKARFFAVTVSLVSHAIMINDQNADADFNGLMLDDERGRKFRKLIYTNKKLRDILQRLLPVFDRCGLLDVVD from the exons ATGGGTGAAGTACGTAATAATCATAGCGACAACGATACACATGCGGCTCCTGTCTGGCTGGATGAGGCCTATTTGGAGCCAATTTTGCAACGTAGTAAGAAGGATCCAGGCCTCCGTATCTTACAATTGGATATTAAGCCGGCCACAGCAAAGGGTGAAAATTATGCCAGTATTATGACCCGAGTGAAAGTGAACTATCTGGCAAGTGGTTCCAAAGTGCCGGGTCATGATTTTTATATTGTGAAAACAACGTATGAGAATGATCCTTATATTGCTGGAGTTTTCGGTGGCTACGATGTAGCAACCACTGAGATGCAAATGTATGAAAAGATTCTGCCACAATTAACTGATCTGCTCCAACAGACATCGAATCCTGAGAAGGTCTTTGCTCAAACTCTGCACGTTGACTACGAGCATGCGGCAATTATATTCGAGGATCTAACCGTAACAAAGCACCAGACTGCAGATCGTTTAATTGGATTCGATATGGAACATGCTCAATTGGCCCTGCGTAAGCTGGCCAAAATGCATGCAGCGGCTGCCGTACTCAATGAACAACAGCCCGGGGTACTTACCAAATACGATCATGGCATCTTTAATCGTCATACTCAAGGTTTTGCCCCCTTCTTTACAAGTATGGTGGGTGTGGCAGCTGAATTCGCTGCGGAAACCTCTGAACTGGGACCATATTATGAACAGAAATTGAAAGCAATGCAGAAACGCGTAATGGAATATTCCACTCGTGCATACGATCCTCAGCCGGATCAGTTTAATACTTTAATTCACGGTGACTATTGGGTAAACAATGTGATGGTGCGCTATAATGAAAACTCCAAGGAACTTCAGGACTTGGTAATGATTGACTTTCAATTTTGCTCTTGGTCATCGCCTGCCGTCGatttacattatttctttaatacATCCCTCGAGACCGAAGTTCGCTTTCAGCATCAAGATGCTCTAGTGCAATATTATCATAGTATTTTAGTGCAGACATTGAAAGATTTGAATTTCTCTGGTTATATACCAACTTTAAGGCAATTCGTACTGCAAATGGAGAAGGCACGCTTCTTTG cTGTGACTGTTTCTCTGGTCAGTCACGCCATTATGATCAATGATCAGAATGCAGATGCCGATTTCAATGGTCTTATGTTGGATGATGAAAGAGGTCGTAAATTCCGTAAACTAATCTATACTAATAAGAAGTTAAGAGACATTCTTCAACGATTACTTCCTGTCTTTGATCGTTGTGGCTTGCTTGATGTTGTGGACTGA
- the LOC6651255 gene encoding uncharacterized protein LOC6651255, whose product MSKKQAHPTSDWLTVKYVEQKLQIYFKEKNLKVQKLDIKPATSNGENFASVLTRINVDYFTDILKNEPQHATFLVKTTLAENDPASHLLKDYGIYVREMIMYEEVLPQLAELLRRELHDERKLFAATVCVDRPKNSITFEDLGLEQYKLVNRLDKLDLPHTHLVLEKLAQFHALSAALNERKPGIFSKNYDRNFFNRHTRGYQSVYENLLRGLSRSLELDNDLKKRYQLKINKLIDRIMDYGEKSTDIRKSDFVTLLHGDVWSTNLMFNYNAQDEPSNCILIDFQFCVWNSPALDLHYFFNSSIHEDLRLNHQTELVQFYYNHLVRALAKLKYNGLIPSLFDFQLQFRAHSFNALYTTLIFEPVMLYNGPELATIEKLMTNTESAIKLHDSLYQNETLRKKLHIWLPIFDQIGLLDDM is encoded by the exons ATGTCTAAGAAACAAGCACATCCCACTTCAGATTGGCTTACCGTGAAATATGTGGAGCAAAAATTACAGATTTACTTTAAGGAAAAGAATCTAAAAGTTCAGaaattggatataaaacctgCCACATCGAATGGTGAGAATTTTGCCAGTGTATTGACACGTATAAATGTGGACTACTTTACGGATATTCTAAAAAATGAACCACAACATGCCACATTTCTGGTCAAGACCACTCTGGCTGAGAATGATCCTGCCTCTCATTTGCTAAAAGATTATGGTATCTATGTCAGAGAAATGATTATGTACGAAGAAGTCTTGCCACAATTGGCCGAACTGCTGAGACGTGAACTTCATGATGAGAGGAAACTTTTTGCGGCCACTGTTTGTGTGGATAGACCCAAGAATTCCATAACTTTTGAGGATTTGGGACTGGAGCAATATAAATTGGTCAATCGTTTAGACAAATTAGATCTGCCCCATACACATTTGGTGCTAGAAAAGTTGGCACAATTTCATGCATTGTCCGCTGCACTGAATGAAAGGAAACCGGgaatattttccaaaaattatgATCGTAACTTTTTTAATCGACACACACGAGGCTATCAATCGGTATACGAGAACCTATTGAGAGGACTATCGAGATCCCTTGAATTGGACAATGATTTAAAGAAACGTTaccaattgaaaataaataaactaattGATCGTATAATGGATTATGGCGAAAAATCAACGGATATCAGAAAAAGTGACTTTGTTACATTATTACATGGTGATGTGTGGAGCACGAATCTAATGTTCAATTATAATGCTCAGGATGAGCCCAGCAATTGCATCttaattgattttcaattcTGCGTTTGGAACTCGCCAGCCCTTGATCTGCATTATTTCTTCAATAGTTCCATTCATgaggatcttcgtttaaaccATCAAACTGAATTGGTTCAGTTCTACTATAACCATCTGGTTAGGGCTTTGGCCaaacttaaatataatggTTTAATACCATCGCTTTTTGATTTCCAACTGCAGTTTCGGGCACATTCTTTCAATG CACTTTATACCACTTTGATTTTTGAGCCTGTGATGCTATATAATGGCCCTGAACTGgcaacaattgaaaaattgatGACCAACACGGAGAGCGCAATAAAATTGCACGATTCCCTGTATCAAAATGAGACTCTACGAAAGAAACTTCACATTTGGTTGCCCATTTTTGATCAAATTGGCTTGCTTGATGATATGTAA
- the LOC6651256 gene encoding serine/threonine-protein kinase rio2 translates to MGKLNVTVLRYLSKEDFRVLTAIEMGMKNHELVPGPLAAAIANLKAGGVHKLLKELCKHKLLAYERGKKYDGYRLTNTGYDYLALKSLTLRGSVSSFGNQIGIGKESNIYVVADEEGTPICLKLHRLGRTCFRNVKSKRDYHGRRHKTSWLYLSRISATREFAYMSALYDRGFPVPKPIDFNRHCVLMELVNGWPMTQIQELVDPPQVYDDLMNLIVRLGNSGVIHGDFNEFNLMLTDSGKPILIDFPQMMSTSHENAEFFFERDVTCVREMFRRKFGYESEDYPKFSDLVREDDLDAEVHCTGYGFTKEMEEDLLQEYGMIQQDTEQDEEEEEEAVVDDDEPPALVPANASDELNEYRRQLENEVSYSETKSSQEKKSGNDAIRRYIESCTQFLGNLTVGPEVPDQSLPIPTTPAIAEPITATQDTVTDVPPAADDDQDGKSISSNDLETDEIPELSTLDPNSRMYRLQMVKQMLNDAKSQRSYSTTTSTIAPSVITDRIRRNMDVREKREQRKRCVVKGEASAVHRHRKENKDVVKEFAGWDF, encoded by the exons ATGGGTAAATTAAATGTAACAGTTTTGCGATATCTCAGTAAAGAGGACTTTCGTGTCCTCACCGCCATTGAGATGGGCATGAAGAATCACGAATTGGTACCCGGACCTTTGGCAGCAGCAATTGCCAATTTGAAGGCGGGCGGAGTACACAAGCTGCTCAAAGAACTCTGCAAACACAAATTGTTAGCCTATGAACGGGGTAAAAAGT ATGATGGATACCGTCTGACCAATACTGGGTATGATTACTTGGCTCTCAAATCGTTGACTTTGCGTGGATCTGTTAGTTCATTTGGCAATCAAATTGGCATTGGCAAAGAGTCCAACATTTATGTGGTGGCCGATGAGGAGGGCACACCCATATGCCTAAAATTGCATCGCTTGGGACGCACCTGCTTCCGGAATGTGAAATCGAAGCGTGATTATCATGGACGCCGTCATAAGACTTCATGGTTGTACCTATCCCGCATATCGGCAACTCGTGAATTTGCTTATATGTCTGCTCTATATGATCGTGGCTTTCCAGTTCCAAAACCTATTGATTTCAATCGGCATTGTGTACTCATGGAACTGGTAAATGGTTGGCCCAT GACTCAAATTCAAGAGTTGGTCGATCCACCACAAGTCTATGATGATTTAATGAATCTCATTGTGCGTTTGGGTAACTCTGGCGTAATCCATGGCGATTTCAATGAGTTCAATTTGATGCTCACAGATTCGGGGAAACccattttaattgatttccCTCAAATGATGTCAACCTCTCATGAGAATGCTGAATT CTTCTTTGAACGCGATGTTACATGTGTCCGAGAAATGTTTAGACGTAAATTCGGTTATGAAAGCGAAGATTATCCGAAATTCAGTGATTTGGTCCGAGAAGATGATCTTGATGCAGAGGTTCATTGTACTGGCTATGGATTTACAAAGGAAATGGAAGAAGATCTTTTGCAAGAATATGGCATGATTCAGCAAGACACGGAGCAGgacgaggaggaggaagaggaAGCTGTGGTAGATGATGACGAACCACCAGCTTTGGTGCCTGCGAATGCTTCTGATGAATTAAACGAATATCGTCGTCAATTGGAGAATGAAGTATCTTACAGTGAGACCAAGTCTTCTCAGGAGAAGAAATCAGGAAATGATGCCATTCGTCGCTATATTGAGTCATGCACACAATTCTTGGGCAATTTGACAGTTGGGCCAGAGGTTCCAGATCAGTCATTACCCATACCAACTACACCCGCAATTGCTGAGCCAATTACTGCCACTCAAGACACAGTTACAGATGTCCCTCCTGCCGCAGATGATGATCAAGATGGCAAATCGATCAGTTCCAACGACTTGGAAACCGATGAAATTCCAGAATTATCAACCTTGGATCCCAATTCTCGCATGTATCGCCTGCAAATGGTCAAACAAATGTTGAACGATGCTAAAAGTCAGCGCTCATATTCCACTACAACTAGCACAATTGCTCCGTCTGTGATTACTGATCGTATACGCCGCAATATGGATGTACGGGAGAAACGAGAACAACGTAAACGTTGTGTTGTCAAAGGAGAAGCAAGTGCCGTTCATCGTCATCGCAAGGAAAATAAGGATGTTGTCAAGGAGTTTGCTGGCTGGGACTTTTAG